In a single window of the Thermus amyloliquefaciens genome:
- a CDS encoding branched-chain amino acid ABC transporter permease gives MSALAFLLSLAYLALVFLAPGALANLFGLGALAVAAFARLAPQARTLNLALLTLAFTLGLMRSGNTLGLIGLVGILVALTTLPRIPTWVRALLSLAILLLSVPLAGFANTFIFELGIQIGIYAAMALGLNVVVGMAGLLDLGYAAFFAVGAYTWAIFGSEQAKNFMQGNFPLPGEYMYLFMGIAIVTTALTGLLIGLPALRLRGDYLAIVTLGLGEVVRILANNLDHPINFTNGPQGITPVQRPPIDWFRELMASLGVRLDQTTDYQLFFYLLVLLMIGLVVLVNLNLANSRFGRAWVAIREDEIAARSMGIPLLPTKLLAFMTGAAFSGVMGVIFAAQRTFVSPESFTLLASITILGMVILGGMGSIPGAILGAAALTILNLDVLKTFSEFVRTSLPQIPNQVDPAKYERLVFGLILVLMMIFRPEGLIPEKRHRAEMEEGA, from the coding sequence ATGAGCGCCCTCGCCTTCCTCCTCAGCCTGGCCTACCTGGCCCTGGTCTTTTTGGCCCCGGGGGCCCTGGCCAACCTCTTCGGCCTAGGGGCCCTGGCGGTGGCCGCCTTCGCCCGGCTCGCTCCCCAGGCGCGCACCCTGAATCTGGCCCTCCTCACCCTGGCCTTCACCCTGGGCCTTATGCGCTCGGGGAACACCTTGGGGCTTATCGGCCTGGTGGGCATCCTGGTGGCCCTCACCACCCTCCCCCGGATCCCCACCTGGGTGCGGGCCCTCCTAAGCCTGGCCATCCTCCTCCTCAGCGTGCCCCTGGCGGGCTTCGCCAATACCTTCATCTTTGAGCTGGGCATCCAGATCGGCATCTATGCGGCCATGGCCTTGGGGCTCAACGTGGTGGTGGGGATGGCGGGCCTATTGGACCTGGGCTACGCCGCCTTCTTCGCCGTGGGAGCCTACACCTGGGCCATCTTCGGCTCCGAGCAGGCCAAGAACTTCATGCAGGGGAACTTCCCCTTGCCCGGCGAGTACATGTACCTCTTCATGGGCATCGCCATCGTCACCACCGCCCTCACCGGCCTCCTCATCGGCCTGCCCGCCTTGCGCTTGCGGGGGGACTATTTGGCCATCGTCACCCTGGGCCTGGGGGAAGTGGTCCGCATCCTGGCCAACAACCTGGACCACCCCATCAACTTCACCAACGGCCCCCAGGGGATCACCCCCGTGCAGCGCCCCCCCATCGACTGGTTCCGGGAGCTGATGGCAAGCCTGGGCGTGCGCCTGGACCAGACCACGGACTACCAGCTTTTCTTCTACCTCCTGGTGCTCCTGATGATCGGCCTGGTGGTGCTGGTGAACCTGAACCTGGCCAACTCCCGCTTTGGCCGGGCCTGGGTGGCCATCCGGGAGGACGAGATCGCCGCCCGCTCCATGGGCATCCCCCTCCTCCCCACCAAGCTCCTGGCCTTCATGACCGGGGCCGCCTTCTCCGGGGTGATGGGGGTGATCTTCGCCGCCCAGCGCACCTTCGTCTCCCCCGAGTCCTTCACCCTCCTGGCCTCCATCACCATCCTGGGCATGGTGATCCTGGGGGGAATGGGTTCCATCCCCGGGGCTATCCTGGGGGCGGCAGCCCTCACCATCCTGAACCTGGACGTGCTCAAGACCTTCAGCGAGTTCGTGCGCACCAGCCTCCCCCAGATCCCCAACCAGGTGGACCCCGCCAAGTACGAGCGCCTGGTCTTCGGCCTGATCCTGGTCTTGATGATGATCTTCCGCCCGGAAGGCCTCATCCCCGAGAAACGCCACCGGGCGGAGATGGAGGAGGGAGCATGA
- a CDS encoding branched-chain amino acid ABC transporter permease, producing the protein MLEQILALLPQVIFDGLILGFVYAMVALGYTMVYGVLELINFAHSEIFMIGAVVGVEVFRYLAPQVGNGLLLLFIALVLGGVVAGITAILVERFAYRPLRKRGTTNRLVPLITAIGVSFILQDLVRLLEGLWHNEFFLRMRTVEDLEGSVELFGGAIFAQSKSFILMGVSILMLLGLTYLVNRTKLGVAIRAVAQDLSTASLMGIDPDRIISRTFLIGGSLGGVAGVLFALQYTTITPYVGFLPGVKAFTAAVLGGIGNIPGAMVGGLVLGQLENFFGTYLPILTNGNFGTEYKDVVAFLILIFILLVRPQGLLGQVVKEKV; encoded by the coding sequence TTGCTGGAGCAGATCCTAGCCCTGTTGCCCCAGGTGATCTTTGACGGGCTTATCCTGGGTTTCGTCTACGCCATGGTGGCCCTGGGGTACACCATGGTCTACGGCGTCTTGGAACTCATCAACTTCGCCCACTCCGAGATCTTCATGATCGGGGCGGTGGTGGGGGTGGAGGTCTTCCGCTACCTAGCCCCTCAGGTGGGAAATGGCCTTCTCCTCCTTTTTATCGCCCTGGTCCTGGGCGGGGTGGTGGCGGGGATCACCGCCATTTTGGTGGAGCGCTTCGCCTACCGCCCCTTGCGCAAGCGGGGCACCACCAACCGGCTGGTTCCCCTCATCACCGCCATCGGGGTTTCCTTCATCCTCCAGGACCTGGTCCGCCTCCTCGAGGGCCTTTGGCACAACGAGTTCTTCCTGCGCATGCGCACCGTGGAAGACCTGGAGGGCTCGGTGGAGCTCTTCGGTGGGGCCATCTTCGCCCAGAGCAAGTCCTTCATCCTCATGGGGGTTTCCATCCTCATGCTGCTGGGCCTCACCTACCTGGTGAACCGCACCAAGCTGGGGGTGGCCATCCGCGCCGTGGCCCAGGACCTCTCCACCGCCAGCCTCATGGGCATTGACCCCGACCGCATCATCTCCCGCACCTTCCTGATCGGGGGCTCCCTGGGGGGTGTGGCCGGGGTGCTCTTCGCCCTGCAGTACACCACCATCACCCCCTACGTGGGCTTCCTGCCCGGCGTCAAGGCCTTCACCGCCGCCGTTTTGGGGGGCATCGGCAACATCCCCGGGGCCATGGTGGGCGGGCTGGTGCTGGGCCAGCTGGAAAACTTCTTCGGTACCTACCTGCCCATTCTGACAAACGGAAACTTCGGCACCGAGTACAAGGACGTGGTGGCCTTCCTCATCCTGATCTTCATCCTCCTGGTTAGGCCCCAAGGCCTCTTGGGGCAGGTGGTCAAGGAGAAAGTATGA
- a CDS encoding branched-chain amino acid ABC transporter substrate-binding protein, which produces MRKIGMLVAGVAALGMALGQANVIKIATQSPLSGPQAALGEQIKLGAELAIEEAKAKFKALGFDLVLVPYDDQANPDVGVANANRIINDPDILGVVGHLNSGVAIPSSEVYARVNLVMVSPANTNPRVTDRKLPNVNRICGRDDVQGPVGAEYAFKNLKVRNVFVIHDKTAYGQGLAEEFKKRLEALGGKAVAFVGTEETSNFVPIINQIRAARPVPELIYFGGIYSQIGPFVKQLRERGVKTRLMGGDGLDSSEFLRLAGAQNAAGTFYTTVAGPVSAFPKAKAVAQRFKQKYGKDMEGFGIYAYDSANVILAALENAIKAAGGKKPTREQVAQAVRQVKMEGLTGTIEFDDKGDNKKAKYFVMQVASTGNWADNKLIRVIEMAAPGSK; this is translated from the coding sequence ATGAGGAAAATCGGGATGCTGGTAGCAGGTGTGGCCGCCCTGGGTATGGCCCTGGGCCAGGCCAACGTCATCAAGATCGCCACCCAGTCCCCCCTTTCCGGCCCCCAGGCCGCCCTGGGGGAGCAGATCAAGCTGGGGGCGGAGCTGGCCATTGAGGAGGCCAAGGCCAAGTTCAAAGCCTTGGGCTTTGACCTTGTCCTGGTGCCCTACGACGACCAGGCCAACCCCGACGTGGGCGTGGCCAACGCCAACCGCATCATCAACGACCCCGACATCCTGGGGGTGGTGGGCCACCTGAACTCCGGCGTGGCCATCCCCTCCAGCGAGGTGTACGCCCGGGTGAACCTGGTCATGGTCTCCCCCGCCAACACCAACCCCCGGGTCACCGACCGCAAGCTCCCCAACGTGAACCGCATCTGCGGGCGCGACGACGTGCAGGGACCCGTGGGCGCCGAGTACGCCTTCAAAAACCTCAAGGTGAGGAACGTCTTCGTCATCCACGACAAGACCGCCTACGGCCAGGGCCTGGCGGAGGAGTTCAAGAAGCGCCTCGAGGCCCTGGGCGGCAAGGCGGTGGCCTTCGTGGGCACCGAGGAAACCTCCAACTTCGTACCCATCATCAACCAGATCCGGGCGGCCCGGCCCGTGCCCGAGCTCATCTACTTCGGCGGGATCTACAGCCAGATCGGCCCCTTCGTGAAGCAACTCCGCGAGCGGGGGGTCAAGACCCGGCTCATGGGCGGGGACGGGCTTGACTCCAGCGAGTTCCTGCGCCTGGCCGGGGCGCAGAACGCCGCCGGCACCTTCTACACCACGGTGGCCGGCCCGGTTTCCGCCTTCCCCAAGGCCAAGGCCGTGGCCCAACGCTTCAAGCAGAAGTACGGCAAGGACATGGAGGGCTTCGGCATCTACGCCTATGACTCCGCCAACGTGATCCTCGCCGCCTTGGAGAACGCCATCAAGGCCGCGGGCGGCAAGAAGCCCACCCGGGAGCAGGTGGCCCAGGCGGTGCGCCAGGTGAAGATGGAAGGCCTGACCGGCACCATCGAGTTTGACGACAAGGGCGACAACAAGAAGGCCAAGTACTTTGTCATGCAGGTGGCCTCCACCGGCAACTGGGCGGACAACAAGCTGATCCGCGTCATCGAGATGGCCGCCCCAGGCTCGAAGTAG
- the glnA gene encoding type I glutamate--ammonia ligase, which yields MAYTKAEILKALKAEKVKFLRLQITDILGVVKNVEIPESQFEKALDGEIMFDGSSIEGFTRIEESDMLLKPDYNTFVILPEALEDPGRGRVARLICDVAYPDGRPFEGDPRYVLKRQVERLKKLGFDTMYAGPEPEFFLFLRTPEGLPTVETHDRAGYFDLAPIDKGEEARRDMVNILVAMGFEIEASHHEVAPGQHEIDFKYADALTTADNIATFKWVVKKVALNHGLHATFLPKPIRGINGSGMHTHLSLFKNGENAFYDPKAEYQLSKTALHFIAGLLEHAEGMVAITNPLVNSYKRLTPGYEAPTNIAWSAANRSAMIRVPARRGVGTRAELRMPDPSANPYLALAVMAAAAIDGIERKLLPPPPIQRNIYQMSVRERRKHKIRELPGTLREALEALKKDPVIREALGEHVYTHFLQAKQMEWDDYRVTVHQWELDQYLATY from the coding sequence ATGGCGTACACCAAGGCGGAGATCCTCAAGGCGCTCAAGGCGGAGAAGGTCAAGTTCCTCAGGCTCCAGATCACCGACATCCTGGGCGTGGTGAAGAACGTGGAGATCCCCGAGTCCCAGTTTGAGAAGGCCTTGGACGGGGAGATCATGTTTGACGGCTCCTCCATTGAGGGCTTCACCCGCATCGAGGAGTCGGACATGCTCCTCAAGCCGGACTACAACACCTTCGTCATCCTGCCCGAGGCCCTGGAAGACCCCGGGCGGGGCCGGGTGGCCCGGCTCATCTGCGATGTGGCTTACCCCGATGGCCGTCCCTTTGAGGGGGATCCCCGGTACGTGTTGAAGCGCCAGGTGGAGCGCCTTAAGAAGCTAGGCTTTGACACCATGTACGCCGGGCCCGAGCCGGAGTTCTTCCTCTTCCTCAGAACCCCGGAGGGGCTTCCCACCGTGGAGACCCATGACCGGGCGGGCTACTTCGACCTGGCCCCCATCGACAAGGGGGAGGAGGCCCGGCGGGACATGGTGAACATCCTGGTGGCCATGGGCTTTGAGATCGAGGCCTCCCACCACGAGGTGGCCCCGGGGCAGCACGAGATCGACTTCAAGTACGCGGACGCCCTCACCACCGCCGACAACATCGCCACCTTCAAGTGGGTGGTGAAGAAGGTGGCTCTAAACCACGGCCTCCACGCCACCTTCCTGCCCAAGCCCATCCGGGGGATCAACGGCAGCGGCATGCACACCCACCTCTCCCTCTTCAAGAATGGGGAAAACGCCTTCTATGATCCCAAGGCCGAGTACCAGCTTTCCAAGACCGCCCTCCACTTCATCGCCGGCCTCCTGGAGCACGCGGAGGGCATGGTGGCCATCACCAACCCCCTGGTGAACTCCTACAAGCGCCTCACCCCCGGGTACGAGGCCCCCACCAACATCGCCTGGTCGGCGGCCAACCGCTCGGCCATGATCCGGGTGCCCGCCCGCAGGGGCGTGGGCACCCGGGCGGAGCTTAGGATGCCCGATCCTTCCGCCAACCCCTACCTGGCCCTGGCGGTCATGGCCGCCGCCGCCATCGACGGGATTGAGCGCAAGCTCCTGCCCCCGCCCCCCATCCAGCGCAACATCTACCAGATGAGCGTGCGGGAAAGGCGGAAACACAAGATCCGCGAGCTCCCCGGGACCCTCAGGGAGGCCCTCGAGGCCCTGAAGAAGGACCCGGTGATCCGCGAGGCCCTGGGGGAGCACGTCTACACCCACTTCCTCCAGGCCAAGCAGATGGAGTGGGACGACTACCGGGTCACGGTCCACCAGTGGGAGCTGGACCAGTACCTGGCCACGTACTGA
- a CDS encoding bifunctional metallophosphatase/5'-nucleotidase → MYKRREVLKAGAALGLAGLGWGRAQGGFTLTLVHTNDTHAHLEPMELTLSGKKVQVGGVAQRIAFFDRLRAGRKNLLFLDAGDVFQGTLYFNQYRGLADRYFMHRALYRVMALGNHEFDLGPGPLAEFLKGARFKVVSANVGVEREPKLKGLFAPYAIVAVGGEKVGVIGLTTPDTREIANPGPTVDFLDPYESAQKAVYELLRRGVNKIVLLSHLGYGEDLKLARRLVGVQVIVGGHSHTLLGSFPHKELNPAGPYPTVVKNPEGKDVLVVQAWEWGKVVGLLEVTFNEKGEVVAYKGEPFLMTPEVSPEDFFAKEALLAYAQPVMALMGQVIAQARVDLVGERAIVRKRESNLGNLIADGMVWKTKNAGVQIALQNGGGIRASIPKGPITVGKVYEVLPFGNTLVVMDLKGKEIKAALENGVSQWEQGAGRFLQVSGLRYAFDLSRAPGDRVVRVEVKTDKGFVPLDLEATYRVVVNNFIAAGGDGFTVLKEAQGYRVDTGFSDAESFMDYLRELKEVEAGLEGRIEVLNEPKGERPAYWAFQVPGLVGA, encoded by the coding sequence ATGTACAAGCGGCGCGAGGTATTGAAGGCAGGAGCGGCCTTAGGCTTGGCGGGCCTGGGCTGGGGGCGGGCCCAAGGGGGGTTTACCCTTACCCTGGTGCACACCAACGACACCCATGCCCACCTGGAGCCCATGGAGCTCACCCTTTCCGGCAAGAAGGTGCAGGTGGGGGGTGTGGCCCAGCGCATCGCCTTCTTTGACCGGCTTAGGGCGGGCCGGAAAAACCTCCTCTTCCTGGACGCGGGGGATGTCTTCCAGGGCACCCTTTACTTCAACCAGTACCGGGGGCTGGCGGACCGGTACTTCATGCACCGGGCCCTCTACCGGGTCATGGCCTTGGGCAACCACGAGTTTGACCTGGGGCCTGGTCCCCTGGCGGAGTTTCTGAAGGGGGCCCGGTTCAAGGTGGTCTCCGCCAACGTGGGGGTGGAGCGGGAGCCCAAGCTGAAGGGGCTCTTTGCCCCCTATGCCATCGTGGCGGTGGGTGGGGAGAAGGTGGGGGTGATCGGCCTCACCACCCCGGACACCCGGGAGATCGCCAACCCCGGGCCCACCGTGGACTTTCTGGACCCCTACGAGAGCGCCCAGAAGGCGGTCTACGAGCTCCTCCGGCGGGGGGTCAACAAGATCGTGCTCCTCTCCCACCTGGGCTATGGGGAGGACCTGAAGCTGGCCCGGAGGCTCGTGGGGGTGCAGGTGATCGTGGGCGGGCACTCCCACACCCTTTTGGGGAGCTTCCCCCACAAGGAGCTGAACCCGGCAGGGCCCTACCCCACGGTGGTGAAGAACCCCGAGGGCAAGGATGTGCTGGTGGTCCAGGCCTGGGAGTGGGGGAAGGTGGTGGGCCTCTTGGAGGTCACCTTCAACGAGAAGGGGGAGGTGGTGGCCTACAAGGGCGAGCCCTTCCTCATGACCCCCGAGGTCTCCCCCGAGGACTTCTTCGCCAAGGAGGCTCTATTGGCCTACGCCCAGCCGGTGATGGCCCTCATGGGCCAGGTGATCGCCCAGGCCAGGGTGGACCTGGTGGGCGAAAGGGCCATCGTGCGCAAGCGGGAGAGCAACCTGGGGAACCTCATCGCGGACGGCATGGTGTGGAAGACCAAAAACGCCGGGGTGCAGATCGCCCTGCAAAACGGCGGCGGCATCCGGGCCTCCATCCCCAAGGGTCCCATCACCGTGGGCAAGGTCTACGAGGTCCTGCCCTTCGGCAACACCCTGGTGGTGATGGACCTGAAGGGCAAGGAGATCAAGGCGGCCCTGGAGAACGGGGTTTCCCAGTGGGAGCAGGGGGCGGGCCGCTTCCTGCAGGTTTCCGGCCTGCGCTATGCCTTTGACCTCTCCAGGGCCCCCGGGGACCGGGTGGTGCGGGTGGAGGTGAAAACCGATAAGGGTTTCGTGCCCCTGGACCTGGAGGCCACCTACCGGGTGGTGGTGAACAACTTCATCGCCGCCGGGGGGGATGGTTTCACCGTCTTAAAGGAAGCCCAGGGCTACCGGGTGGACACGGGCTTCAGCGACGCCGAGAGCTTCATGGACTACCTGAGGGAACTCAAGGAGGTGGAGGCGGGCCTCGAGGGGCGGATTGAGGTGCTGAACGAGCCCAAAGGGGAAAGGCCCGCCTACTGGGCCTTCCAGGTGCCGGGCCTGGTGGGGGCCTGA
- a CDS encoding MOSC domain-containing protein: protein MNRVVSLHLGLGSGLPKPRVEVLELVAGFGAKGDRHAGRDPDRAVLVAGLPAYQKAKEAGIELPLGALGENLLLDLDPHELPPGTRLQVGEALLELSQVCTVCNSLSQFDLRLPKLLYGGRGLYARVVEGGLVRVGDLVRVLVEIS, encoded by the coding sequence ATGAACCGGGTAGTTTCCCTCCACCTGGGCCTGGGCTCCGGGCTTCCCAAGCCCCGGGTGGAGGTTTTGGAACTGGTGGCCGGCTTCGGGGCCAAGGGGGACCGGCACGCGGGGCGCGACCCCGACCGGGCCGTGCTGGTGGCGGGCCTCCCCGCCTACCAAAAGGCCAAGGAGGCAGGCATAGAGCTGCCCCTGGGGGCCCTGGGGGAAAACCTCCTCCTGGACCTGGACCCCCACGAGCTTCCCCCAGGAACCCGGCTACAGGTGGGGGAAGCCCTCCTGGAGCTTTCCCAGGTGTGCACGGTCTGCAACAGCCTCTCCCAGTTTGACCTCAGGCTTCCCAAGCTCCTCTACGGGGGCCGGGGCCTCTACGCCCGGGTGGTAGAAGGGGGCCTGGTGCGGGTGGGGGACCTGGTGAGGGTGCTGGTGGAGATCTCCTAG
- a CDS encoding molybdopterin-dependent oxidoreductase, producing MEKSINRRLLLKLLGAGGALATLRPSLAQTSSQAETPLPSFTGPGPNPYWNGVHPYAVYPQKLPLLRMTDRPVQLETPRHYFRTAFTPNEAFYVRYHLDEIPNEIDLSKWRLKLEGNFERPLELSLEDLLTQFKPVSIAAVNQCSGNSRSRFQPRVSGGQWGNGAMGNALWTGVRLKDLLDAAGVKPGTVQIQFEGLDRGKGPENLGSGRFIKSLDLNDPVLEETILAYAMNGEPLPMLNGFPVRLVVPGKFATYWLKHVTWIRALTEEDKNFWMATAYKVPDTPNGSTTPEDVAAGKVKTVPIGHFNMPVRSFIIDPDGSSPLVVGLPVKVRGVAFSGHGKVVKVEVSTDDGNTWRTALLGPDYGKYSFRTFEFTWRPSAPGKYVIAVRATDEKGNTQPDTPVWNPGGYLWNKIERQEVVVLAAK from the coding sequence ATGGAGAAATCCATCAATCGTCGGTTATTGCTGAAGCTGCTGGGTGCTGGAGGGGCCCTGGCGACCTTGCGCCCCAGCCTGGCCCAGACCTCCTCTCAGGCCGAAACCCCCCTGCCTTCCTTTACGGGGCCCGGCCCCAACCCCTACTGGAACGGGGTGCACCCCTACGCTGTCTACCCCCAGAAGCTTCCCCTTCTCCGCATGACCGACCGCCCCGTCCAGCTGGAAACCCCCCGGCACTACTTCCGCACCGCCTTTACCCCCAACGAGGCCTTCTATGTGCGTTACCACCTGGACGAGATCCCCAACGAGATCGACCTCTCCAAGTGGCGGCTCAAGCTGGAAGGCAATTTTGAGCGGCCCCTGGAGCTGAGCCTCGAGGACCTCCTCACCCAGTTCAAGCCCGTTTCCATCGCCGCCGTCAACCAGTGCTCCGGCAACTCCCGCAGCCGCTTCCAGCCCCGGGTATCCGGCGGCCAATGGGGCAACGGGGCCATGGGGAATGCCCTTTGGACAGGCGTCCGGCTCAAGGACCTCTTGGACGCCGCGGGCGTAAAGCCGGGCACCGTCCAGATCCAGTTTGAGGGCCTGGACCGGGGCAAGGGGCCTGAGAACCTGGGGTCGGGACGCTTCATAAAGTCCCTGGACCTGAATGATCCGGTGCTGGAGGAAACCATCCTGGCCTATGCCATGAACGGGGAGCCCCTGCCCATGCTCAACGGCTTCCCCGTGCGCCTGGTGGTGCCCGGCAAGTTCGCCACCTATTGGCTGAAACACGTCACCTGGATCCGGGCCCTCACCGAGGAGGACAAGAACTTCTGGATGGCCACCGCCTACAAAGTGCCCGACACCCCCAACGGCTCCACGACCCCCGAGGACGTGGCCGCTGGCAAGGTCAAGACCGTGCCCATCGGCCACTTCAATATGCCCGTGCGCTCCTTCATCATCGACCCCGACGGCTCAAGCCCCCTGGTGGTGGGCTTGCCGGTAAAGGTGAGGGGCGTGGCCTTCAGCGGGCACGGGAAGGTGGTAAAGGTGGAGGTTTCCACCGACGACGGCAACACCTGGCGCACCGCCTTGCTGGGGCCGGACTACGGCAAGTACTCCTTCCGCACCTTTGAGTTCACCTGGCGGCCCAGCGCACCCGGGAAGTACGTGATCGCGGTGCGGGCTACGGACGAGAAGGGCAACACCCAGCCCGACACCCCTGTGTGGAACCCCGGTGGTTACCTGTGGAACAAGATTGAGCGCCAGGAAGTGGTAGTCCTGGCAGCCAAATAG
- the mutS gene encoding DNA mismatch repair protein MutS: MLKGEGPGPLPPLLQQYVELRDRYPDYLLLFQVGDFYECFGEDAERLARALGLALTHKSSKDFTTPMAGIPLRAFDAYAERLLKMGFRLAVADQVEPAEEAEGLVRREVTQLLTPGTLVQETLLPKEANYLAAVATGDGWGVAFLDVSTGEFKGTVLKSKSALYDELFRHRPAEVLLAPELRENGEFVEEFRKRFPVMLSEAPFEPLGEGPLALRRAQGALLWYARWTQGEGFSPRPFRPYDPGAFMRLPEATLRALEVFEPIRGQDTLFGVLDETRTAPGRRLLQAWLRHPLLDRGPLEARLDRVERLVREGALREGVRRLLFRLADLERLATRLEMGRAGPRDLAALRRSLEVLPELKALLGEEVALPDLRPLWEELRAALVDDPPLKVSEGGLIREGYDAHLDALRQAHREGVAYFLDLEEREKARTGIPTLKVGYNAVFGYYLEVTRPYYERVPSEYKAIQTLKDRQRYTLPEIKERERELYRLEAQIRRREEEVFWELREKAKGEAEALREAARVLAELDVYAALAEVAVRHGYTRPRFGEGLFIRAGRHPVVERRTGFVPNDLEMAHELVLVTGPNMAGKSTYLRQTALIALLAQIGSFVPAEEAILPLFDRILTRIGASDDLAGGKSTFMVEMEEVALILKEATERSLVLLDEVGRGTSSLDGVAIATAVAEALHERRCYALFATHYFELTALPLPRLKNLHVAAKEEEGGLTFYHQVLPGPASKSYGVEVARMAGLPPEVVERAKALLQAMAARREGPVEAVLERLLALDPDRLTPLEALRLLHELKALALGTPLGTIKG, translated from the coding sequence ATGCTCAAGGGCGAAGGCCCCGGTCCCCTGCCCCCCCTTTTGCAGCAGTACGTGGAGCTCCGGGACCGCTACCCGGACTACCTCCTCCTTTTCCAGGTGGGGGATTTCTACGAGTGCTTCGGCGAGGATGCGGAGAGGTTGGCCCGCGCCCTGGGCCTGGCCCTCACCCACAAGTCCAGCAAGGACTTCACCACCCCCATGGCGGGGATTCCCCTCCGGGCCTTTGACGCCTATGCGGAGCGGCTTCTCAAGATGGGCTTCCGCTTGGCGGTGGCCGACCAGGTGGAGCCGGCGGAGGAGGCGGAGGGCCTGGTGCGCCGGGAGGTGACCCAGCTCCTCACCCCGGGCACCCTGGTGCAGGAAACCCTCCTGCCCAAGGAGGCCAACTACCTGGCGGCGGTGGCCACCGGGGACGGCTGGGGGGTGGCCTTCTTGGACGTGTCCACGGGGGAGTTCAAGGGGACGGTTTTGAAGAGCAAAAGCGCCCTTTACGACGAGCTCTTCCGCCACCGCCCCGCCGAGGTGCTCCTGGCGCCGGAGTTGCGGGAGAACGGGGAGTTTGTGGAGGAGTTTCGGAAGCGCTTCCCCGTCATGCTCTCCGAGGCCCCCTTTGAGCCCCTGGGGGAAGGCCCCTTGGCCTTGCGCCGGGCCCAGGGGGCGCTCCTTTGGTACGCCCGCTGGACCCAAGGGGAAGGGTTTTCCCCAAGGCCCTTCCGCCCCTACGACCCCGGGGCCTTCATGCGCCTGCCCGAGGCCACCCTAAGGGCCCTGGAGGTCTTTGAGCCCATCCGGGGCCAGGATACCCTCTTCGGGGTCCTGGACGAGACCCGCACCGCCCCCGGCAGGCGGCTCCTCCAGGCCTGGCTCCGCCATCCCCTCCTGGACCGGGGTCCTTTGGAGGCCCGGCTTGACCGGGTGGAGCGCTTGGTGAGGGAAGGCGCCCTGCGGGAAGGGGTGAGGCGGCTCCTTTTCCGCCTGGCGGACCTGGAGCGCCTCGCCACCCGCCTGGAGATGGGGCGGGCAGGCCCGCGGGACCTGGCGGCCTTGAGGCGTAGCCTTGAGGTCCTGCCGGAGCTGAAGGCCCTTCTGGGGGAGGAGGTGGCCCTGCCCGACCTGAGGCCCCTTTGGGAGGAGCTGCGGGCGGCTTTGGTGGACGACCCTCCCCTAAAAGTCTCCGAAGGGGGGCTCATCCGGGAAGGGTACGATGCCCACCTGGACGCCCTGCGCCAGGCCCACCGGGAAGGGGTGGCCTACTTCTTGGATCTGGAGGAAAGGGAGAAGGCCAGGACCGGCATCCCCACCCTGAAGGTGGGCTACAACGCCGTCTTCGGCTACTACCTGGAGGTGACCCGGCCCTACTACGAGAGGGTGCCTTCCGAGTACAAGGCCATCCAGACCCTCAAGGACCGGCAGCGCTACACCCTGCCGGAGATCAAGGAGCGCGAAAGGGAGCTCTACCGCCTCGAGGCCCAGATCCGCCGCCGGGAGGAGGAGGTTTTTTGGGAGCTCAGGGAGAAGGCCAAAGGGGAGGCGGAGGCCCTGAGGGAGGCGGCCAGGGTCCTGGCGGAGCTGGACGTCTACGCCGCCTTGGCGGAGGTGGCGGTGCGCCACGGCTACACCCGTCCCCGCTTCGGCGAGGGGCTTTTCATCCGCGCTGGGCGGCACCCGGTGGTGGAAAGGCGCACCGGCTTCGTCCCCAACGACCTGGAGATGGCCCACGAGCTCGTGCTGGTCACGGGGCCCAACATGGCGGGGAAGAGCACCTACCTTCGCCAGACGGCCCTCATCGCCCTCCTGGCCCAGATTGGGAGCTTTGTGCCCGCGGAGGAGGCTATCCTCCCCCTCTTTGACCGGATCCTGACCCGCATCGGGGCCTCCGACGACCTGGCGGGGGGCAAGAGCACCTTCATGGTGGAGATGGAGGAGGTGGCCCTGATCCTCAAGGAGGCCACGGAGAGGAGCCTGGTGCTTCTGGACGAGGTGGGCCGGGGCACCTCCAGCCTGGACGGGGTGGCCATCGCCACCGCCGTGGCCGAGGCCCTGCACGAGAGGCGGTGCTACGCCCTTTTCGCCACCCACTACTTTGAGCTCACCGCCCTGCCCCTGCCCCGGCTCAAGAACCTGCACGTGGCCGCCAAGGAGGAGGAGGGGGGCCTCACCTTCTACCACCAGGTGCTCCCTGGACCCGCCTCCAAGAGCTACGGGGTGGAGGTGGCCCGCATGGCCGGGCTGCCCCCGGAGGTGGTGGAGCGGGCCAAGGCCCTCCTCCAGGCCATGGCCGCCAGGCGGGAGGGCCCGGTGGAGGCGGTGCTGGAGAGGCTTCTCGCCCTGGACCCCGACCGCCTCACCCCCCTCGAGGCCCTCCGCCTCCTCCACGAGCTCAAGGCCTTGGCCCTGGGCACCCCCTTGGGTACCATAAAGGGGTGA